The following proteins come from a genomic window of Phnomibacter ginsenosidimutans:
- a CDS encoding energy transducer TonB, whose product MQISKYFIVLLLLSCNKLLAQFEYKEDLIIPNCDETFPEFPGGISAIHQYLQSAIKYPKWAYKNDITDTVRITFTVGISGKIVAIKAEGYKYERLAQRVVNAFQKMPAWKPGSIAGKPVEMKEAIRIYFLIR is encoded by the coding sequence ATGCAAATCAGTAAATACTTCATAGTACTATTACTTCTCTCTTGTAATAAATTACTTGCACAGTTTGAGTATAAAGAAGACTTGATTATACCCAACTGTGATGAAACCTTTCCGGAATTTCCCGGAGGTATTAGTGCCATTCATCAGTATTTACAGAGTGCAATAAAGTACCCAAAGTGGGCTTACAAAAATGACATCACAGATACTGTTAGGATCACCTTCACCGTGGGTATTTCAGGAAAAATTGTAGCAATAAAAGCAGAAGGGTACAAGTATGAAAGACTGGCTCAAAGGGTAGTTAATGCTTTTCAAAAAATGCCTGCATGGAAGCCCGGCTCTATTGCCGGCAAACCAGTGGAAATGAAAGAGGCCATACGTATTTACTTTTTGATACGATGA
- a CDS encoding CoA transferase subunit A — translation MNKVYTDAATAVADIVNGATLMLGGFGLCGIPENAIAALVAKKVTGLTCISNNAGVDDFGIGLMLQQRQVKKMISSYVGENAEFERQLLSGELEVELIPQGTLATRCLAAGYGMPAIFTPAGVGTEVAQGKEVRRFAFNGEEKDYLMEYAFEADFAIVKAWKGDTQGNLIYKDTARNFNPMMAMAGKITIAEVEELVPAGELDPNFIHTPGIYVHRIFQGVNYEKRIEQRTVRKQAAE, via the coding sequence ATGAATAAAGTGTATACTGATGCGGCTACTGCTGTAGCCGACATTGTCAACGGTGCTACCCTTATGTTGGGTGGTTTTGGTTTGTGTGGTATTCCAGAAAATGCCATTGCTGCACTCGTAGCCAAAAAAGTAACCGGACTCACATGCATTTCGAACAACGCTGGTGTGGATGACTTTGGCATTGGCCTGATGCTGCAACAGCGTCAGGTGAAAAAAATGATTTCTTCGTATGTAGGAGAGAACGCCGAGTTTGAAAGACAGTTGCTCAGTGGCGAATTGGAAGTAGAATTGATTCCGCAAGGAACACTGGCTACCCGCTGTTTGGCAGCTGGCTATGGCATGCCTGCCATCTTTACACCGGCTGGTGTTGGTACCGAAGTAGCTCAAGGAAAAGAAGTGCGTCGCTTTGCTTTCAACGGCGAAGAAAAAGACTACCTGATGGAGTACGCATTTGAAGCGGACTTCGCCATTGTAAAAGCCTGGAAAGGCGATACACAGGGCAACCTCATTTACAAAGACACGGCCCGCAACTTCAACCCCATGATGGCGATGGCGGGAAAAATTACGATTGCAGAAGTAGAAGAGCTGGTACCTGCTGGCGAACTTGATCCCAACTTTATTCATACACCTGGTATTTATGTGCACCGTATTTTCCAAGGGGTGAATTACGAAAAGCGCATCGAACAACGCACTGTTCGTAAACAGGCTGCAGAGTAA
- the mqnB gene encoding futalosine hydrolase: MKILLVSATQLEIQDYVLSAPHHDILITGVGLHAATYELSEQLHGHRYDLVIQAGVAGAFEGSGLKMGDVVAVKQDAFGDIGSYEANQFHSLQQLGLSTEKEWLVNPHNIINKLQMPHVKSITINTVTDYTPYVQALQQKWQADIESMEGAALHYVCTKKNVPFVQLRAISNVVGERDKTKWMLGTAIANLNAAVKALIDSL, from the coding sequence ATGAAAATATTATTGGTATCTGCTACGCAATTGGAGATTCAGGATTATGTGTTGAGTGCGCCACACCACGACATCCTTATTACCGGAGTTGGCCTGCATGCAGCCACGTACGAACTATCGGAGCAACTGCATGGACATCGCTATGATTTGGTAATACAAGCCGGTGTGGCAGGTGCATTTGAAGGAAGCGGCCTGAAAATGGGCGATGTAGTAGCGGTAAAGCAAGATGCCTTTGGCGATATTGGCAGCTACGAAGCCAATCAGTTTCATTCGCTGCAGCAGCTGGGCCTGAGTACCGAAAAAGAATGGCTGGTCAATCCGCACAACATCATCAATAAACTGCAAATGCCGCATGTAAAATCTATTACCATCAACACGGTAACAGACTATACACCATACGTGCAAGCATTGCAGCAAAAATGGCAAGCCGATATTGAAAGCATGGAAGGCGCTGCGCTGCACTATGTGTGTACCAAAAAGAATGTGCCTTTCGTGCAACTGCGGGCCATCAGCAATGTGGTAGGCGAAAGAGACAAGACCAAATGGATGCTGGGCACGGCCATTGCCAACCTCAATGCTGCCGTAAAAGCACTGATAGATTCGCTGTAA
- a CDS encoding DNA-directed RNA polymerase subunit omega, with translation MSKLRRQLSVNTGSSVETKNLLEIKGKTGNLYESIAIIAKRANQINISLREELHNKLEEFASHTDSLEEIHENKEQIEISRAYERMPNPALLASQEFLEDKVYFRKNDHDLFS, from the coding sequence ATGAGCAAGCTCAGGCGTCAATTAAGCGTTAATACAGGATCTTCTGTAGAAACCAAAAACCTGCTGGAGATTAAAGGCAAAACAGGCAACTTGTATGAGTCAATTGCCATTATTGCCAAACGTGCCAACCAGATTAATATTTCTTTGAGAGAAGAACTGCACAATAAACTGGAAGAATTTGCCAGCCATACAGATAGCCTGGAAGAAATTCATGAAAACAAGGAGCAGATTGAAATTTCCCGTGCTTACGAGAGAATGCCCAATCCTGCATTGTTGGCATCTCAGGAGTTTTTGGAAGACAAAGTATACTTCCGTAAAAACGACCATGATCTGTTTAGCTAA
- a CDS encoding DUF4296 domain-containing protein, with translation MKGLILVATAICLLAACKGGKHELSEGQMKQIMWDLSRGEAFHTYYLVRDSARNADSAAMAVYAKILAFHKVSADDFFYTLDIYRNDPKRYRILMDSVNAYGSKQREILFAPEETAADTSAPKVRKQIRSANE, from the coding sequence ATGAAAGGACTGATTTTGGTAGCAACTGCCATTTGCCTGTTGGCTGCCTGTAAAGGCGGCAAGCATGAATTGAGCGAAGGACAGATGAAACAAATCATGTGGGATTTGTCGAGAGGAGAAGCCTTCCATACGTATTATCTGGTAAGGGATAGTGCCCGCAACGCTGACAGTGCTGCCATGGCGGTTTATGCAAAAATTTTAGCCTTTCACAAGGTTTCCGCCGATGATTTCTTTTACACGTTGGACATTTACCGAAACGATCCGAAGCGCTACAGAATACTCATGGATTCTGTAAATGCATATGGTAGTAAGCAGCGTGAAATTTTGTTTGCTCCCGAAGAAACCGCTGCAGATACCAGTGCGCCTAAGGTTCGTAAACAAATTCGCTCTGCCAATGAATAA
- a CDS encoding CoA transferase subunit B, translating to MLDKNQIAKRIAQELRDGMYVNLGIGIPTLVANYIPAGVNVVLQSENGLLGMGPFPFEGEEDPDLINAGKQTITTVPGSVFFDSAMSFGMIRAGKVDLTVLGAMEVADNGDIANWKIPGKMVKGMGGAMDLVASAKNIIVAMQHVNKAGESKLLKQCSLPITGVRCVKKIVTELGLFDVTERGFELRELAPGVTVEEVQAKTEGRLVVEGDIPVMNL from the coding sequence ATGCTCGATAAAAATCAAATAGCGAAGCGCATTGCACAGGAACTGCGTGATGGTATGTACGTGAATTTAGGCATTGGCATTCCCACATTGGTAGCCAACTATATTCCTGCCGGTGTAAACGTGGTGTTGCAAAGTGAAAACGGCTTGCTGGGCATGGGCCCATTCCCATTTGAAGGTGAGGAGGACCCCGACCTGATTAATGCAGGCAAGCAAACCATTACCACCGTGCCGGGCTCTGTGTTTTTCGACAGCGCCATGAGCTTCGGTATGATTCGTGCCGGCAAAGTAGACCTCACGGTTTTGGGTGCTATGGAAGTAGCCGACAACGGTGATATTGCCAACTGGAAAATACCCGGTAAAATGGTGAAAGGCATGGGTGGCGCCATGGATTTGGTAGCCAGCGCCAAAAACATCATTGTGGCCATGCAACACGTAAACAAAGCGGGTGAAAGCAAACTGCTCAAGCAGTGTTCCTTGCCCATTACTGGTGTTCGCTGTGTCAAAAAAATTGTAACGGAGCTGGGACTGTTTGATGTAACGGAACGTGGATTTGAGCTGCGGGAATTGGCGCCGGGTGTAACCGTAGAAGAAGTGCAAGCCAAAACTGAAGGCCGCCTCGTAGTAGAAGGTGATATACCGGTGATGAACCTGTAA
- the coaBC gene encoding bifunctional phosphopantothenoylcysteine decarboxylase/phosphopantothenate--cysteine ligase CoaBC, producing the protein MNSQLQGKKILLGVTGGIAAYKSILLLRLLVQAGAEVKVVMTDAATQFVSPLVLATLSKHPVEIEWTKDNHTWANHVMLGRWADIMVIAPATCNSIAKMANGVCDNLLMAVFLSATCPVVIAPAMDEDMWLHAATKRNINTLLQDGHVVLPVGYGELGSGLTGQGRLIEPVEIFQQIEMQLAKEKPLAGLSAVVTAGPTYEPIDPVRFIGNHSSGLMGITIANALHAAGAQTTLVLGPTHLTANVGVETIKVTTAQQMFDAVAGVFPSTQIAVMAAAVADYRPATVAHQKIKKQVDELEFSLVKNPDILLHCGMNKSSNQWVVGFALETNDEAAHAMDKLRRKNADMIVMNSMQDKGAGFGSANNKVTIFEPEAGPLSLPLMTKQDLAKEIVSLIAKRIHEKA; encoded by the coding sequence ATGAACAGCCAATTGCAAGGCAAGAAAATATTGTTGGGTGTTACGGGCGGCATTGCTGCCTATAAAAGTATTCTGCTTTTACGGCTGCTGGTGCAAGCAGGGGCAGAGGTGAAAGTGGTAATGACCGATGCGGCCACGCAATTTGTATCGCCATTGGTGCTGGCTACGCTTAGCAAGCATCCGGTAGAAATTGAATGGACAAAAGACAATCATACATGGGCCAATCATGTAATGCTGGGGCGTTGGGCCGACATCATGGTGATTGCACCAGCTACCTGTAATAGTATTGCCAAAATGGCCAATGGTGTTTGCGACAACTTGTTGATGGCTGTTTTCCTGAGTGCCACATGCCCTGTAGTGATTGCGCCTGCCATGGACGAAGACATGTGGTTGCATGCTGCAACAAAGCGCAATATCAATACGCTATTGCAAGATGGACATGTTGTGCTGCCCGTGGGCTATGGCGAGTTAGGCAGTGGCCTTACAGGCCAAGGCCGATTGATAGAGCCAGTCGAAATTTTCCAACAGATTGAAATGCAACTCGCCAAAGAAAAGCCACTGGCTGGTTTATCGGCAGTTGTAACTGCAGGGCCAACCTACGAACCCATTGATCCGGTTCGTTTCATTGGCAATCATTCCAGCGGGCTCATGGGCATTACAATTGCCAATGCTTTGCATGCTGCAGGAGCACAAACAACCCTTGTATTGGGGCCAACGCATTTGACAGCCAATGTGGGTGTTGAAACCATCAAGGTAACTACAGCCCAGCAAATGTTTGATGCTGTGGCAGGCGTTTTTCCTTCCACACAAATAGCTGTAATGGCTGCGGCAGTTGCCGATTATCGACCTGCAACAGTGGCTCATCAAAAAATAAAAAAGCAGGTAGATGAACTGGAATTTTCGTTGGTGAAAAATCCGGACATTCTGCTACACTGCGGTATGAATAAAAGCTCCAATCAATGGGTAGTGGGCTTTGCGCTGGAAACCAATGACGAAGCTGCTCATGCCATGGATAAACTACGGCGTAAAAATGCCGACATGATAGTAATGAATTCCATGCAAGACAAAGGCGCTGGCTTTGGTAGCGCCAACAACAAAGTCACTATTTTTGAACCAGAAGCAGGGCCGCTGTCATTGCCACTGATGACCAAACAAGATTTGGCCAAAGAAATCGTTTCTCTGATTGCTAAAAGAATCCATGAAAAAGCATAA
- a CDS encoding MFS transporter yields the protein MEANVASPLSPRSHRIAVAVFFFTAGFTFASWASRIPQVQAKLQLNEAQLGSVLLALPFGLLVSSFISGAMVTKFGSRNVLRIAAFAYPTILLSIGFTEAIWQLVVALFFFGLSGNMMNVSVNTQAVAVEKLYGRTIMASFHGIWSLAGFSGAAVGALLMGLQLLTWQHFAIIAATVYTLTFIFLSRTIPTTAAKKSQSAFALPNKQILKLGAIAFACLLCEGTMFDWSGVYFKKAVQVPPSLTGLGYAAFMGCMATGRFMADKVVMRVGSRLMLRGAGFLIATGLMTAVLFPTIGAATIGFMLVGFGVSSVVPLVYSQAGRSTTLQPGQALAMVSTFGYAGFLSGPPIIGFVAEATNLRWSFAMVALVGLSTSILAGALPKKK from the coding sequence ATGGAAGCCAATGTAGCCAGTCCTTTATCGCCACGAAGCCACCGCATTGCTGTGGCTGTATTTTTTTTCACCGCCGGATTTACGTTTGCCAGTTGGGCCAGCCGCATACCACAAGTGCAGGCCAAGCTGCAACTGAACGAAGCCCAACTGGGTAGCGTGTTGCTGGCATTGCCGTTTGGTTTGTTGGTGAGCTCCTTCATTTCGGGTGCCATGGTTACCAAATTTGGCAGCCGCAATGTGCTGCGCATAGCCGCGTTTGCGTACCCTACTATTTTATTGTCTATTGGTTTTACGGAAGCAATATGGCAATTGGTGGTTGCCTTGTTTTTCTTTGGTTTGTCGGGCAATATGATGAATGTATCGGTAAACACACAAGCCGTGGCCGTGGAGAAATTGTATGGCCGCACCATCATGGCCTCCTTTCATGGCATTTGGAGTTTGGCTGGTTTTAGCGGTGCTGCAGTAGGTGCATTGCTCATGGGATTGCAGCTGCTTACATGGCAACACTTCGCCATTATTGCCGCCACAGTGTACACACTCACGTTCATTTTTTTATCGAGAACCATTCCTACTACTGCTGCAAAAAAATCGCAATCTGCATTTGCATTGCCCAACAAACAAATTCTCAAACTGGGTGCCATTGCATTTGCCTGTTTGCTCTGCGAAGGCACCATGTTCGACTGGAGTGGTGTGTATTTTAAAAAGGCCGTGCAAGTACCTCCTTCATTAACGGGCTTGGGTTATGCAGCATTTATGGGATGCATGGCCACCGGCAGGTTTATGGCCGATAAAGTGGTGATGCGGGTTGGCTCACGACTCATGCTGCGAGGTGCAGGATTTTTAATAGCTACAGGCTTAATGACAGCGGTATTGTTTCCTACCATTGGAGCGGCAACCATAGGTTTTATGTTGGTGGGTTTTGGTGTAAGCAGTGTGGTGCCGCTGGTGTACAGCCAGGCAGGCCGTAGTACTACTTTACAACCCGGACAAGCATTGGCCATGGTGTCCACTTTTGGCTATGCCGGTTTTTTATCGGGCCCGCCCATCATTGGTTTTGTAGCCGAAGCCACCAACCTGCGCTGGAGCTTTGCCATGGTAGCATTGGTAGGCCTGAGCACCAGTATTTTGGCGGGTGCATTGCCGAAGAAAAAGTAG
- a CDS encoding aminotransferase class IV, with translation MLVYLNGHFINEQKATVSVNNRSFRYGDGCFETIKLMHGQVLQPHYHTGRLFASLAQLHFDCPSYFTPTYIIQRIEELAAKNQHQTLARIRVTVFRGDGGLYDPSNMRPNLLIQSWPLNEENNQLNSNGLVLDIYRDGHKACDTLANIKSNNYLLYAMAAIAAKAQHCNDMLVLNQHGRVADSSIANLWLVEGDTLVTPALTEGPVSGTVRRYLLENAANKGFSAIESAVTEERLLAADEVFLTNAIYGLKWVQRIGNQAYGSKWAAKIHAQLLQPLWQ, from the coding sequence ATGTTAGTCTATCTCAACGGACATTTTATCAACGAGCAAAAGGCGACGGTATCTGTCAATAACCGCTCCTTTCGGTATGGCGATGGTTGTTTTGAAACCATCAAACTCATGCATGGTCAAGTGTTGCAACCGCATTACCACACCGGGCGTTTGTTTGCATCCTTGGCGCAATTGCATTTCGATTGTCCGTCCTATTTTACACCAACGTATATCATTCAACGCATAGAAGAACTGGCTGCAAAAAACCAGCATCAAACTTTGGCCCGTATTCGGGTTACGGTTTTTCGGGGCGATGGCGGCTTGTACGATCCATCGAACATGCGCCCCAATCTGCTCATTCAATCCTGGCCATTGAATGAAGAAAACAATCAGCTCAACAGCAACGGTTTGGTACTTGATATTTACCGCGATGGCCACAAAGCCTGCGATACTTTGGCCAACATCAAAAGCAACAATTACCTGCTCTATGCCATGGCTGCCATAGCTGCAAAAGCACAGCATTGCAACGATATGTTGGTGCTCAATCAGCATGGACGAGTAGCGGATAGCAGCATTGCCAACCTATGGTTGGTGGAAGGCGACACATTGGTAACGCCTGCATTAACCGAAGGTCCGGTAAGCGGTACTGTACGCAGATACTTGCTGGAAAATGCTGCCAACAAAGGATTTTCGGCCATTGAGTCAGCAGTAACAGAAGAACGGTTACTGGCTGCCGACGAAGTGTTTTTGACCAACGCCATTTACGGTTTGAAATGGGTGCAGCGCATTGGCAACCAAGCATACGGTAGCAAATGGGCAGCCAAAATACATGCACAATTGCTGCAGCCTTTGTGGCAATAA
- a CDS encoding DUF4835 family protein, giving the protein MKKHNSFYHIVFVLMLSIGWQSTQAQEISAKVTVLSNRIATQVDKRIFTTLQTQLNNLLNNRKWTEDNFKVNERIECNFILNLDKMVEQNVYTASLIIQAARPVFNSNYQSPLINWQDNDIRFRYVEFQPVEFNENRLNASDPLAVNLPAVLAYYVNIILGVDYDSFSIKGGSPFFKKALFIVNNAPTGNSIYGWSQFDGLRNRYWLAENFMNERYTLMHDAIYQYYRNSLDYFYDDERRAREEMMNVINLLHTYNTSNQNTMVLQFFMQSKSDEIIQIMKKAAPDQMQRAVGMLEKIDVTNAKKYREQLK; this is encoded by the coding sequence ATGAAAAAGCATAATTCGTTTTACCATATCGTGTTTGTATTGATGCTTAGCATTGGTTGGCAAAGCACACAGGCGCAGGAAATTTCTGCAAAGGTGACAGTGTTGTCAAACAGAATAGCCACGCAGGTAGACAAACGTATTTTCACCACTTTGCAAACGCAGCTCAACAACCTGCTCAACAACCGCAAGTGGACAGAGGATAACTTCAAGGTGAACGAACGCATTGAGTGCAACTTCATTTTGAACCTCGATAAAATGGTGGAGCAAAATGTATACACTGCTTCGCTCATCATTCAAGCGGCAAGGCCTGTTTTTAATAGCAATTATCAATCACCACTCATCAACTGGCAAGACAACGATATCCGTTTTCGCTACGTAGAATTTCAACCAGTTGAATTCAACGAAAACAGATTGAATGCATCAGATCCCTTGGCGGTGAATTTACCGGCAGTATTGGCCTATTATGTAAATATCATTTTGGGTGTTGACTATGATAGTTTCAGTATCAAAGGCGGATCACCCTTCTTCAAAAAAGCTTTGTTTATCGTCAACAATGCACCTACAGGCAACTCCATTTATGGTTGGTCGCAGTTTGATGGGTTGCGTAACCGGTATTGGTTGGCAGAAAATTTCATGAACGAACGATACACGCTGATGCATGATGCCATCTATCAATACTACCGCAATAGCCTCGACTATTTTTACGACGATGAAAGACGGGCAAGAGAGGAAATGATGAACGTCATCAACCTGCTGCATACTTACAACACGAGTAATCAAAACACGATGGTGTTGCAATTTTTCATGCAGAGCAAAAGTGATGAAATCATTCAAATCATGAAAAAAGCTGCTCCCGACCAAATGCAGCGGGCAGTGGGTATGCTGGAAAAAATTGACGTAACCAACGCCAAAAAATACAGGGAGCAATTGAAATGA
- a CDS encoding cryptochrome/photolyase family protein codes for MIFEQDEVLKDDGKPYTVFTPYSKKWKAKLNAFYLKAYPTEKYFAAFLQLEAKPIPSLESMGFQQVDKPFPARLLKAELIKKYKDQRDIPAIEGTSRLGVHLRFGTLSIRKLAAYAQPLSEGFLNELIWRDFYHMILWHFPQVGKGQAFKPQYELIQWRNNEAEFKAWCEGNTGYPIVDAGMRELNETGFMHNRVRMIVASFLTKHLLIDWRWGEAYFAQKLLDFDLAANNGGWQWAASSGCDAAPYFRVFNPSLQTQKFDPQLKYVRKWVPEFESLTKYVPPIVNHEMARKRVLEVYKQALG; via the coding sequence GTGATTTTTGAGCAAGACGAAGTGCTGAAAGATGATGGCAAACCTTACACTGTTTTTACGCCTTACAGCAAAAAATGGAAAGCCAAACTCAATGCCTTTTATCTGAAAGCCTATCCTACGGAAAAATATTTCGCAGCGTTTTTACAACTGGAAGCAAAGCCAATTCCCAGCTTGGAGAGCATGGGTTTTCAGCAGGTAGACAAACCTTTTCCGGCACGGTTGCTGAAAGCGGAACTGATAAAAAAATACAAAGACCAGCGGGATATTCCGGCGATTGAGGGCACATCCCGATTGGGTGTACACCTGCGTTTTGGTACACTCAGCATTCGCAAACTGGCGGCCTATGCGCAGCCACTCAGCGAAGGTTTTTTGAACGAACTCATCTGGCGTGATTTTTACCACATGATATTATGGCACTTTCCGCAGGTGGGCAAGGGGCAGGCTTTTAAACCCCAATACGAGTTAATTCAGTGGCGGAATAATGAAGCAGAGTTTAAAGCGTGGTGCGAAGGCAACACGGGCTATCCCATTGTAGATGCCGGCATGCGGGAACTCAACGAGACTGGATTTATGCACAATCGTGTTCGCATGATTGTGGCTTCTTTTCTCACCAAGCATTTGCTCATCGACTGGCGCTGGGGCGAAGCTTATTTTGCACAAAAACTACTCGACTTTGACTTGGCGGCCAACAACGGTGGCTGGCAATGGGCTGCCAGCAGCGGCTGCGATGCAGCGCCTTATTTCCGGGTGTTTAACCCCAGCCTGCAAACACAAAAGTTTGACCCGCAATTGAAATACGTTCGCAAATGGGTACCCGAATTTGAAAGCCTGACGAAGTATGTGCCGCCCATTGTAAATCATGAAATGGCCCGCAAACGGGTGCTGGAAGTGTACAAGCAAGCGTTGGGGTAA
- a CDS encoding deoxyribodipyrimidine photo-lyase, producing MSAVNIMWFRRDLRLTDNAALYHALKAGLSVVPVFIFDRHILDKLEDKADRRVEFIHAALQDMQQQLKAMGSTMHVYYGFADAVWPQILKDYAVANVFTNHDYEPYALERDAVVQQMLAAKTLAFIPIKTR from the coding sequence ATGTCTGCTGTCAATATCATGTGGTTTCGCCGCGACCTGCGCCTGACCGACAACGCTGCTTTGTATCATGCACTCAAGGCCGGCTTGTCGGTAGTACCGGTGTTTATTTTCGACAGGCATATTTTGGATAAGCTGGAAGACAAGGCCGACAGAAGAGTAGAATTTATTCATGCGGCTTTGCAGGATATGCAGCAGCAGCTGAAAGCCATGGGGAGCACCATGCATGTGTATTATGGTTTTGCTGATGCCGTGTGGCCACAAATTCTGAAGGACTATGCGGTGGCTAACGTGTTTACGAACCACGATTATGAACCCTACGCTTTAGAACGAGATGCGGTCGTGCAACAAATGCTGGCTGCAAAAACATTGGCTTTCATACCTATAAAGACCAGGTGA